The stretch of DNA GCGGTTCCCTGGTACTGGGCCTGCCCCCCTTGGTCGAACTCAAGGCCCGCTACCGGAACGAGCAACATCGCATTATGGACAATGGCGCTGAATGGAGCCTGTTCAAACAGGATCGACGGTTCCGGCCCGCCTACGATATCAGTGCTGGAAAAGACGTCAACCTGCAGTACCAGCTGTCCCTGGGCCGGCCCGTCGGCTATTTCCCCAGGGGCATCCGGTTCAACCTGTCCTATGCCCACACTCAGACCCTGGCCAACGGCGGCAGCGACTTCGACTATGCCAGGGAAGACGTGACCGGTGAGGCTTTCATTCGCCTCCACACCCGGCTGGGTATCCGGCTCACCGGCCGCACCGGTGCCATCGAGGGCGACAACTACGGCCTGCAGCACCAGGTCCCGTTGGGCGGCCTTGGCTCCGTCCAGGGCTACGACTACAAGTCCATCTTTGCCGACATCGATAACCACTACGCCGTGATTAACGCCATGTTCTCCCTCAGAAAACGCGATGGACTGTTCAGCCTTCACTGGCACTATGGCGCTTCCTGGCAAAGCGACGCCCAACTCTTCACCAGCGACCACTTCGAGTATCCAATTGAGCATGGCTATCATGCGGTGGGACTCAGCGCCAGTGGCGACGATTTCCGGATCGAACTCTTCCGACCGCTCAGAGAGGGCAGGGACTGGGTCTTCTACCTGAGGATTCTCGATTTTTAAGGAGCAAGCCATGAAACGCATTCTCCGGTATTCACCACTTCTCCTATGCTTATCGGTGGCTCTCGCCTGGCCCCGTCCGGAGCCCGGTCGAAGGAACCCGGATGAGCGCACCATCCTGACCATCGACGAAGCCCTGGCCGACAACGTGGAACGGATGGAGGTCAATGTGGAGTTCGGCTTAGGCGAAATCCGTGTCGAGCGGGGCAACCCGGCCAAGGCGGTCACCGGCTATATCCAGTACGATGAAGACTACATCAGTCCCAAAGTTGAATATGAAGTGAAAGGGAACGTGGCCCGCTTCCAATTGACGACCAAAAGCCAGCACCGTGGCTGGGAGGGCATATCGATGCGCGATATGGACTCGCCTGAAAGCGAACTCTATTTCACCACCCGCGTCCCGCTGGAAGTGGACTTTTCCTGCGGCCTGGGTGAGGCCAACCTGGACCTGGGCTACCTGAAGGTAATGGACCTCAAGCTGGACAATGGCCTGGGCGAGACTACCCTCGATTTCTCCACGCCTAACGGGGTGGAGCTGCG from Candidatus Neomarinimicrobiota bacterium encodes:
- a CDS encoding toast rack family protein; the protein is MKRILRYSPLLLCLSVALAWPRPEPGRRNPDERTILTIDEALADNVERMEVNVEFGLGEIRVERGNPAKAVTGYIQYDEDYISPKVEYEVKGNVARFQLTTKSQHRGWEGISMRDMDSPESELYFTTRVPLEVDFSCGLGEANLDLGYLKVMDLKLDNGLGETTLDFSTPNGVELRRIDVDNGLGELVAHNLANAKTERLKFDCGLGSAELDFSGETLKDMSVDVNVGLGSVTLRIPRGYNVEMEAEENFLSTIDTNDMVKKGRGLYRSENYDPSRPTLRITASVGLGSIDINWTD